In the genome of Synechococcus sp. CB0101, the window CACACACTTAATTAATTAAGTGTGTGNNNNNGGTTCAATTCAGTGGATCGAACCCTGCATGGCCAGCTCTCTGAGTGCTTTCCTCGGCGAAATCGGCCGCCATCAGTTATTGACTCCTGAGCAGGAGTTGATGCTGGGGCGCAAGGTGCAGGCCATGGTGGCGTTGCATGAGCGTTGCCACAGTGCTGGTGGTGTGGGGGAAGCCTGCTCCTACAACGACATCGAAAAGCGCACGATGCGGGTCGGTGAGCGTGCCAAAGATCAGATGATCACCGCCAACCTGCGCCTGGTGGTGAATTTGGCCAAGCGTTATCAGGGGAAGGGGTTGGATCTCCTTGATCTGATTCAGGAGGGCACCCTGGGCCTCACCCGGGCCGTGGAGAAATACGACCCCACCCGTGGCCATCGCTTCAGTACTTATGCCTATTGGTGGATCCGTCAGGGACTCAACCGGGCCCTCTCCACCCAGAGCCGCACCATTCGCATCCCCGTGAATGTGAATGAAAAGCTCACCCGCCTGCGGGCCGCCAAGGCCCGGCTGCTGCAGCGCCATGGCAGCCAGCCTTCCGCCCAGCAGCTCTCAGAGGCGATGGATCTTCCCGTTCAGGAAGTGGAGGATTTGTTGGGGTGTGAGCTGCGCAGCGTCACCGTCAGCCTGCAGGGGGTGGTGAAGTCGAAATCGGATCCCACGGAGCTGGTGGATGTGTTGCCCAGTGAAGATCTGCCACCGATGGAGCGCTGCGAGCTGGCGGAGCGCAATGCAGCCGTGTGGAAGTTGCTGGATCAATCCAACCTCACCCCCAAGGAGCGCACGGTGGTGATGTTGCGTTTTGGCCTCGATGGCAGCCATGAATGG includes:
- a CDS encoding RNA polymerase sigma factor RpoD/SigA; protein product: MASSLSAFLGEIGRHQLLTPEQELMLGRKVQAMVALHERCHSAGGVGEACSYNDIEKRTMRVGERAKDQMITANLRLVVNLAKRYQGKGLDLLDLIQEGTLGLTRAVEKYDPTRGHRFSTYAYWWIRQGLNRALSTQSRTIRIPVNVNEKLTRLRAAKARLLQRHGSQPSAQQLSEAMDLPVQEVEDLLGCELRSVTVSLQGVVKSKSDPTELVDVLPSEDLPPMERCELAERNAAVWKLLDQSNLTPKERTVVMLRFGLDGSHEWRTLAEVARLLGCSREYCRQVVQRALRKLRKAGIQAGLVEVGAP